A stretch of the Marinobacter sp. JH2 genome encodes the following:
- the metK gene encoding methionine adenosyltransferase has protein sequence MSDYNIFTSESVSEGHPDKLADQISDAVLDTILTDDPHARVACETMVKTGVAIVGGEITTSAWVDLEDLVRGVIKDIGYTSSDVGFDGDTCGVINIIGKQSVEIAQGVDRQKPEDQGAGDQGLMFGYASNETDVLMPAPITFSHRLVQRQAEARKSGLLPWLRPDAKSQVTCRYENGQVVGIDAIVLSTQHDPDVSQADLKEAVMELIVKQTLPSELLHKDTQFHINPTGKFVIGGPVGDCGLTGRKIIVDTYGGMARHGGGAFSGKDPSKVDRSAAYAGRYVAKNIVAAGLADKCEIQVSYAIGVAQPTSISLNTFGTGKLSDDKIVDLVRAHFDLRPYAITNMLDLLHPMYRETAAYGHFGRDPYEMTVGGKTFTAFPWEKTDRAAALKDAAGI, from the coding sequence ATGTCTGACTACAACATCTTTACCTCCGAATCGGTCTCTGAAGGCCACCCGGACAAACTTGCGGATCAAATCTCCGATGCAGTCCTGGACACCATCCTGACGGACGACCCGCACGCCCGCGTTGCCTGTGAAACCATGGTAAAAACCGGCGTAGCCATTGTCGGCGGTGAGATCACCACCAGCGCCTGGGTTGATCTGGAAGATCTGGTTCGCGGTGTGATCAAAGACATCGGTTACACCTCTTCAGATGTTGGCTTCGACGGCGATACCTGTGGCGTGATCAACATAATCGGCAAACAGTCGGTCGAAATCGCTCAAGGCGTTGATCGCCAGAAGCCGGAAGATCAGGGTGCCGGCGACCAAGGCCTGATGTTCGGCTACGCCAGCAACGAAACTGACGTATTGATGCCGGCACCGATCACCTTCTCGCACCGATTGGTTCAGCGCCAGGCCGAAGCGCGCAAGAGCGGCTTGTTGCCCTGGTTGCGCCCGGATGCAAAGAGCCAGGTAACCTGCCGCTACGAAAACGGCCAAGTGGTCGGCATTGATGCCATCGTACTGTCTACTCAGCACGATCCGGACGTCAGCCAGGCAGACCTGAAAGAAGCGGTAATGGAATTGATCGTCAAGCAAACTCTGCCTTCAGAGCTGCTGCACAAAGATACCCAGTTCCACATCAACCCGACTGGTAAATTCGTTATCGGCGGCCCGGTAGGCGATTGTGGTCTGACCGGCCGTAAAATCATCGTAGATACCTACGGCGGCATGGCTCGCCACGGTGGTGGCGCCTTCTCCGGCAAAGACCCCTCGAAGGTTGACCGTTCTGCCGCTTACGCAGGCCGCTACGTTGCCAAAAACATCGTTGCTGCCGGTTTGGCCGACAAATGTGAGATTCAGGTGTCCTACGCCATCGGTGTGGCCCAGCCAACATCTATCTCTCTGAATACCTTCGGCACCGGCAAGCTCAGCGATGACAAGATCGTTGATCTAGTACGCGCACACTTTGATCTGCGCCCCTATGCCATTACTAACATGCTCGATTTGCTGCACCCGATGTACCGGGAAACCGCAGCCTACGGCCACTTTGGCCGTGACCCATACGAAATGACCGTTGGCGGCAAAACCTTCACCGCCTTCCCATGGGAAAAGACCGACCGAGCAGCTGCGCTGAAAGACGCCGCCGGCATCTAA
- a CDS encoding metalloregulator ArsR/SmtB family transcription factor has product MTSLNTHALEASSAETLAPIFKASGDPLRLEILRVLRRDTFGVLELSQLFDMRQSGMSHHLKVMHKAGLLESQREGNAIFYRRPLHLDSVKLADQAIRQIFETVDRIPLPTELAEKIEAIRAQRAEQSQAFFSRHSAQFREQQELIAAFDLYADPTAELIRKRVSQQNWQSVLEIGPGEGGFLPVLSELFEHTVGLDNSKDMLAKATRTCIESRLNNVDLIEGVTDTILASGDAFDLIVANMVLHHVPSPADIFLDAAALMNNSGCFIISDLCSHDQDWAKENCGDLWLGFEPEELTAWAADAGLNAGEQLFIGLRNGFQIQVREFWKTTKRA; this is encoded by the coding sequence ATGACATCACTCAACACCCACGCACTCGAAGCTTCCTCCGCAGAGACTCTGGCACCGATTTTCAAAGCCAGCGGTGATCCTCTGCGCCTTGAGATTCTGCGAGTGCTGCGCCGGGACACCTTCGGCGTACTTGAGTTGAGCCAACTGTTTGATATGCGCCAATCCGGCATGAGCCACCACCTGAAGGTGATGCACAAAGCCGGTTTGCTTGAGTCCCAGCGGGAAGGCAACGCCATTTTTTACCGTCGGCCGCTGCACCTGGACAGCGTGAAACTGGCAGATCAGGCGATTAGGCAGATTTTTGAAACGGTCGACCGTATTCCGTTACCCACAGAGCTGGCCGAAAAAATCGAGGCCATTCGGGCACAGCGCGCGGAACAGTCGCAGGCGTTTTTTTCACGCCACTCAGCCCAGTTCCGGGAGCAGCAAGAACTGATTGCCGCCTTTGATTTGTATGCCGATCCAACCGCCGAACTCATCCGTAAAAGGGTAAGTCAACAAAACTGGCAGAGCGTACTGGAAATCGGACCGGGCGAAGGTGGATTCTTGCCCGTTTTGTCGGAACTTTTCGAGCACACGGTGGGCCTGGACAACAGTAAAGACATGCTCGCCAAGGCCACCCGCACCTGCATTGAGAGCCGGCTGAACAACGTGGATTTGATTGAAGGCGTGACCGACACAATCCTGGCAAGCGGCGATGCTTTTGATCTGATTGTTGCCAACATGGTGCTGCACCACGTCCCCAGCCCGGCAGACATCTTTTTGGATGCCGCAGCTCTGATGAACAACAGCGGCTGCTTCATCATCAGCGATCTGTGCAGCCACGATCAGGATTGGGCAAAAGAAAACTGCGGTGATCTTTGGCTGGGTTTCGAGCCGGAAGAGCTCACCGCCTGGGCAGCCGACGCTGGCCTGAACGCCGGAGAACAGTTGTTTATCGGGCTGCGGAACGGCTTCCAGATTCAGGTTCGGGAGTTTTGGAAAACCACCAAAAGAGCCTAA
- the tkt gene encoding transketolase → MPSRKDLANAIRALSMDAVQKAKSGHPGAPMGMADIAEVLWNDYLSHNPANPQWANRDRFILSNGHGSMLQYSLLHLSGYDVSIDDIKNFRQLHSKTPGHPEYGYTPGVETTTGPLGQGIANAVGFALAEKAMAAQFNRPGHDIVDHYTYAFLGDGCLMEGISHEVASLAGTLGLGKLVFFYDDNGISIDGEVEGWFTDNTPQRFESYGWQVIPNVDGHDADAIRAAVEAARANAEQPTLICCKTIIGFGSPNKQGKEDCHGAPLGDDEIALTREALGWKHGAFEVPDDIYAAWNGKEKGAAAESDWNQKLAAYEKAEPELAAEFKRRMAGELPADFAEKAQAYVQECQDKGDTIASRKASQNALNAYGPMLPELMGGSADLAGSNLTIWSGCKGVTKDDASGNYIYYGVREFGMAAIMNGMALHGGFVPYGATFLIFMEYCRNAVRMAALMKQRTIFVFTHDSIGLGEDGPTHQPIEQLASLRTTPNMSTWRPGDAVESAVAWKSALERNDGPTAMVFSRQGLPHQDRDAEQLANVAKGGYVLSDSEGTPELILIATGSEVGLAQDVAGQLREQGKAVRVVSMPSTDVFDAQSAEYKQQVLPLEVTNRIAIEASIADYWYKYVGLDGRIVGMTTFGESAPAGELFKEFGFTVENILEVAAELLDA, encoded by the coding sequence ATGCCGTCTCGTAAAGATCTCGCCAACGCCATACGCGCGCTGAGCATGGATGCGGTTCAGAAAGCCAAATCCGGCCACCCGGGTGCGCCCATGGGAATGGCAGATATCGCCGAGGTACTGTGGAACGATTACCTGAGCCATAACCCGGCTAACCCGCAATGGGCTAACCGTGACCGCTTTATCTTGTCTAACGGCCATGGCTCCATGCTGCAGTATTCCTTGCTGCACCTGAGCGGGTACGACGTATCGATTGATGACATCAAGAACTTCCGTCAGCTGCACTCGAAAACACCGGGGCACCCGGAGTACGGCTACACCCCAGGTGTAGAAACTACCACTGGCCCGCTGGGTCAGGGTATTGCAAACGCCGTTGGCTTCGCGTTGGCCGAGAAAGCGATGGCGGCTCAGTTCAACCGTCCCGGTCACGACATTGTTGATCACTACACCTATGCGTTCCTGGGCGACGGCTGCCTGATGGAAGGTATTTCTCACGAAGTAGCGTCTCTGGCCGGTACGTTGGGCTTGGGCAAACTGGTGTTTTTCTACGACGACAACGGCATTTCCATCGACGGTGAAGTGGAAGGCTGGTTTACTGACAATACTCCGCAGCGTTTTGAATCCTACGGCTGGCAGGTTATCCCGAACGTGGACGGTCACGACGCCGACGCGATTCGTGCCGCCGTTGAAGCGGCTCGTGCGAACGCCGAGCAGCCAACGCTGATTTGCTGCAAGACCATCATCGGCTTCGGTTCCCCGAACAAACAGGGCAAAGAAGATTGCCACGGCGCCCCGCTGGGTGACGATGAAATCGCTCTGACCCGTGAAGCGTTGGGATGGAAGCACGGTGCGTTTGAAGTTCCTGACGACATTTACGCAGCATGGAACGGCAAAGAGAAAGGTGCAGCAGCTGAGAGTGACTGGAATCAGAAGTTGGCGGCCTACGAAAAAGCTGAGCCGGAATTGGCTGCTGAGTTCAAGCGCCGTATGGCGGGTGAGCTACCAGCAGACTTCGCTGAAAAGGCACAAGCCTACGTTCAGGAATGCCAAGACAAGGGTGATACCATTGCTTCCCGTAAGGCTTCCCAGAATGCTCTGAATGCCTACGGTCCAATGCTGCCGGAACTGATGGGCGGCTCTGCCGACTTGGCTGGTTCCAACCTGACCATTTGGTCTGGCTGTAAAGGTGTGACCAAAGACGACGCTTCTGGCAACTACATCTATTACGGTGTGCGCGAGTTCGGCATGGCCGCCATCATGAACGGTATGGCCCTGCACGGCGGTTTTGTTCCTTACGGCGCCACCTTCCTGATCTTTATGGAGTACTGCCGTAACGCTGTGCGCATGGCCGCACTGATGAAGCAGCGTACTATCTTCGTATTTACCCACGACTCCATCGGTCTGGGCGAAGACGGCCCGACCCATCAGCCGATTGAACAGCTGGCCAGCTTGCGTACAACGCCGAACATGAGCACCTGGCGCCCGGGGGATGCTGTTGAATCTGCCGTAGCCTGGAAATCTGCCCTTGAGCGTAACGATGGCCCCACGGCCATGGTGTTCTCCCGCCAAGGTTTGCCGCATCAGGACCGTGATGCAGAGCAGCTGGCGAACGTTGCCAAAGGTGGCTACGTCCTGTCTGACAGCGAAGGTACACCCGAGCTGATCCTGATTGCCACCGGTTCCGAAGTGGGTCTGGCGCAAGACGTGGCCGGTCAGCTGCGTGAGCAGGGCAAAGCCGTGCGTGTGGTTTCCATGCCGTCGACGGACGTATTCGATGCCCAGAGCGCGGAATACAAGCAGCAGGTACTGCCGCTGGAAGTGACCAACCGCATTGCTATCGAAGCCAGCATTGCTGATTACTGGTACAAGTACGTTGGTCTGGACGGCCGGATTGTGGGCATGACCACTTTCGGTGAGTCTGCACCGGCCGGTGAGCTGTTCAAGGAATTCGGCTTCACCGTCGAAAACATCCTGGAAGTCGCTGCTGAACTACTGGACGCTTAA
- a CDS encoding glyceraldehyde 3-phosphate dehydrogenase NAD-binding domain-containing protein yields the protein MSHSKPFRIAINGYGRIGQCVLRALYENGFRDHLQVVAINELSDIDTIAHLTKYDSTHGRLNGKVAVEGDDLVVNGDRIRVLRHPDPEDLPWRLLDVDLVLECSGAYSDRATAEKHIASGAKRLLFSQPGETDVDRTVVFGINDQALTLHDVIVAAGSCTTNCLVPVIKVLDDAFGVEQGSTTTIHAAMNDQPVIDAYHHQDLRRTRSALHNIVPVDTGLARGIERLLPHMEGRFSSVAIRVPTLNVSAIDMVVNVRETTDVATVNQLLKRSAQGPLEGILDYTDELLASSDFNHDSHSGVVDGGQTRVTGGTMVKVLCWFDNEWGFANRMLDVSQSWLQRVN from the coding sequence ATGAGCCACTCAAAGCCTTTTCGGATTGCTATCAACGGGTATGGCCGTATCGGCCAGTGCGTGTTGCGGGCATTATATGAGAACGGCTTTCGCGATCACCTGCAGGTGGTCGCGATTAACGAGTTGTCGGACATCGACACTATTGCCCACCTGACCAAATACGATTCCACCCACGGGCGGCTCAATGGAAAGGTGGCGGTAGAAGGTGATGATTTGGTGGTGAACGGTGACCGCATTCGCGTGCTGCGTCATCCAGACCCGGAAGATCTGCCTTGGCGATTGCTGGACGTGGATTTGGTACTGGAATGCTCCGGAGCCTATTCGGATCGCGCGACTGCGGAAAAACACATCGCCTCGGGCGCCAAACGCCTACTGTTCTCCCAGCCGGGTGAAACCGATGTGGATCGTACCGTTGTATTTGGTATCAACGACCAGGCTTTGACCCTGCATGATGTGATTGTGGCGGCCGGTTCCTGTACCACCAACTGCCTGGTGCCAGTGATCAAAGTGCTGGACGACGCCTTTGGCGTGGAGCAGGGCAGCACCACCACCATTCACGCTGCGATGAACGACCAGCCCGTGATCGACGCATACCACCATCAGGATCTGCGTCGTACTCGAAGTGCGTTGCACAACATCGTGCCTGTCGACACCGGGTTGGCCCGTGGCATTGAACGGTTATTGCCGCACATGGAAGGCCGCTTCAGCTCCGTTGCCATTCGAGTGCCCACGCTCAACGTGTCGGCCATCGATATGGTGGTCAACGTGCGCGAAACCACCGATGTGGCGACGGTAAACCAGCTCTTGAAGCGTTCAGCTCAAGGGCCGCTGGAAGGCATTCTCGACTACACGGACGAACTGCTGGCCAGTTCCGACTTCAACCACGACTCCCATTCAGGCGTGGTCGATGGCGGGCAAACACGAGTAACCGGCGGCACGATGGTAAAGGTGTTGTGCTGGTTCGATAACGAATGGGGCTTCGCCAACCGAATGCTGGATGTAAGCCAGAGTTGGTTGCAGAGAGTGAATTAA
- a CDS encoding phosphoglycerate kinase, whose translation MAIKKMTDLNLAGKRVLIREDLNVPVKDGKVSSDARIRASLPTINAAKDAGAKVMLMSHLGRPEEGVYDEASSMKPVADHLSTMLGQEVRLIKDYLDGVEVADGEVVLFENVRFNKGEKKDNEDLAKQYAALCDIYVMDAFGTAHRAQASTHGVAKFAPEACAGPLLAAELDALGKALDNPAKPVVAIVGGSKVSTKLDVLNALETVCDQIIVGGGIANTFLAAAGHPVGKSLCEHDLIDTAKDIASRVQIPLPVDVVVASEFAETATATVRNISDVTADDMILDVGPETAGQFAELLKNAKTILWNGPVGVFEFDQFGNGTKALAEAIAQSDAFSLAGGGDTVAAVDKYDIADKISYISTGGGAFLEFVEGKTLPAVAVLEERGQ comes from the coding sequence ATGGCCATCAAAAAAATGACTGACCTGAACCTCGCCGGCAAGCGGGTTCTGATTCGTGAAGACCTGAACGTACCGGTAAAAGACGGCAAAGTATCCAGCGATGCCCGCATCCGTGCCTCGCTGCCTACTATCAACGCAGCGAAAGACGCCGGCGCGAAAGTCATGCTGATGTCCCACCTTGGCCGCCCGGAAGAAGGCGTTTACGACGAAGCGTCTTCCATGAAGCCGGTCGCCGATCACCTGTCCACTATGCTGGGGCAGGAAGTGCGTTTGATTAAAGACTACCTCGATGGCGTTGAAGTGGCCGATGGCGAAGTGGTTCTGTTTGAAAACGTTCGCTTCAACAAAGGCGAAAAGAAAGACAACGAAGATCTGGCTAAGCAATATGCCGCTCTGTGCGACATCTACGTGATGGACGCCTTCGGCACCGCACACCGTGCCCAGGCGTCCACCCACGGCGTGGCCAAGTTTGCTCCCGAAGCCTGCGCCGGCCCGCTGCTGGCGGCTGAGCTGGATGCACTCGGTAAAGCGCTGGATAACCCAGCCAAACCGGTTGTGGCCATTGTGGGCGGCTCCAAAGTCTCCACGAAGCTGGACGTGCTGAACGCCCTGGAAACAGTCTGCGATCAGATCATCGTAGGCGGCGGCATCGCCAACACCTTCCTGGCGGCCGCCGGTCACCCGGTTGGAAAGTCTCTGTGCGAGCACGATCTGATCGACACCGCCAAAGACATCGCCAGCCGTGTGCAAATCCCGCTGCCGGTTGACGTAGTGGTTGCCAGCGAATTTGCCGAGACCGCCACCGCAACGGTTCGAAACATCTCCGACGTAACCGCCGACGACATGATCTTGGACGTAGGCCCGGAAACTGCTGGCCAGTTCGCCGAGTTGCTGAAGAATGCCAAAACCATTCTCTGGAATGGCCCGGTTGGTGTATTCGAATTTGACCAGTTCGGCAACGGCACCAAAGCCCTCGCCGAAGCCATCGCACAAAGCGATGCCTTCTCACTGGCCGGCGGCGGAGACACCGTGGCAGCCGTTGACAAATACGATATAGCTGACAAGATCTCCTACATCTCAACTGGCGGCGGTGCCTTCCTGGAATTCGTAGAAGGCAAAACCCTGCCGGCAGTAGCTGTATTGGAAGAGCGCGGACAGTAA
- the fba gene encoding class II fructose-bisphosphate aldolase (catalyzes the reversible aldol condensation of dihydroxyacetonephosphate and glyceraldehyde 3-phosphate in the Calvin cycle, glycolysis, and/or gluconeogenesis): MALISLRQLLDHAAEHGYGVPAFNVNNLEQMRAIMEAADKTDSPVIVQASAGARKYAGAPFLRHLILAAIEEWPHIPVVMHQDHGTSPAVCQRSIQLGFSSVMMDGSLGEDGKTPTSYEYNVDVTRRTVEMAHACGVSVEGELGCLGSLETGQAGEEDGIGAEGTLDMEQMLTDPEEAADFVAKTHVDALAIAIGTSHGAYKFTRPPTGDILAIEQIKAIHKRIPDTHLVMHGSSSVPQEWLKVINEFGGEIPETYGVPVEEIVEGIKHGVRKVNIDTDLRLASTGAVRRFMAQNPAEFDPRKFLKATMVAMTDICVARYEAFGCAGQASKIKPFNLEQMFERYEAGELDPKVK; this comes from the coding sequence ATGGCCCTGATATCGCTGCGGCAACTTCTGGACCACGCCGCCGAGCATGGTTACGGTGTGCCAGCCTTTAACGTAAACAACCTCGAGCAAATGCGCGCCATCATGGAAGCCGCCGACAAAACCGACTCCCCGGTTATTGTTCAGGCCTCTGCCGGTGCCCGCAAATACGCCGGTGCGCCTTTCCTGCGTCACCTGATCCTGGCCGCCATCGAAGAATGGCCGCACATCCCGGTCGTTATGCACCAGGACCACGGCACTAGCCCGGCAGTCTGCCAGCGCTCCATCCAGCTAGGCTTCAGCTCCGTCATGATGGACGGTTCACTGGGTGAAGACGGCAAAACCCCGACCAGCTACGAATACAACGTAGACGTCACTCGCCGCACTGTTGAAATGGCGCACGCTTGTGGTGTTTCTGTAGAAGGCGAACTGGGTTGCCTGGGTTCTCTCGAAACCGGCCAGGCCGGTGAAGAAGACGGCATTGGCGCCGAAGGCACTCTGGACATGGAACAGATGCTGACCGACCCGGAAGAAGCCGCAGACTTCGTGGCGAAAACCCACGTAGACGCGCTGGCCATCGCCATCGGTACCAGCCACGGTGCTTACAAGTTCACCCGTCCGCCGACGGGCGACATTCTGGCGATCGAGCAGATCAAAGCGATCCACAAGCGGATCCCGGACACCCACCTGGTCATGCACGGCTCCAGCTCCGTACCCCAGGAATGGCTGAAAGTGATCAACGAGTTCGGTGGTGAGATTCCGGAAACCTACGGTGTACCGGTTGAAGAAATCGTTGAAGGCATCAAGCACGGTGTGCGTAAAGTGAACATCGACACCGACTTGCGTCTGGCAAGCACTGGTGCGGTTCGTCGCTTCATGGCGCAGAACCCGGCCGAGTTTGACCCGCGTAAATTCCTGAAGGCCACCATGGTAGCGATGACCGACATCTGCGTTGCTCGTTACGAAGCTTTCGGCTGTGCCGGCCAGGCCAGCAAAATCAAGCCGTTTAACCTTGAACAAATGTTCGAGCGTTATGAGGCTGGCGAACTGGACCCTAAGGTTAAGTAA
- a CDS encoding DksA/TraR family C4-type zinc finger protein has translation MAGGWARDGAVQDQIDATVEDAVEQARSNLHSGDSAEFCVECDEPIPEARREAIPGVQLCIACQSKLEAKGGGTGGINRRGSKDSQLR, from the coding sequence ATGGCCGGCGGTTGGGCTCGAGACGGAGCCGTACAAGATCAGATAGATGCCACAGTTGAAGATGCAGTCGAGCAGGCTCGGAGCAATCTCCACTCCGGAGACAGCGCGGAGTTCTGTGTTGAGTGTGATGAACCCATTCCAGAAGCACGGCGCGAAGCCATTCCCGGCGTTCAGCTGTGCATCGCTTGTCAGTCGAAATTAGAAGCGAAGGGCGGAGGCACCGGAGGCATCAACCGGCGAGGCAGTAAAGACAGCCAGTTGCGGTGA
- a CDS encoding peroxiredoxin-like family protein — MKRKVIGDTVELADLVNIKGQPVQVPQPGKLVHLQFRRFAGCPICNLHLQSFFKNSSALQENDIHEVVVFHASKERMLENVVDVPFDLIADPTRKLYRNFGVESSWKAILNFKMMRGALKGVRKFGMKKPESLEAELGLPADFLIDENGKIVALKYGTHADDQWSLNEVIQHAKNEQVSV; from the coding sequence GTGAAACGCAAAGTTATAGGCGATACGGTCGAATTGGCCGACCTGGTCAATATCAAAGGCCAGCCAGTACAAGTTCCCCAGCCCGGAAAACTGGTTCATCTGCAGTTCAGACGCTTTGCCGGTTGTCCGATCTGTAACCTCCATTTGCAGTCCTTCTTCAAGAATTCGAGCGCCCTGCAGGAAAACGACATCCACGAGGTCGTGGTGTTCCATGCCAGCAAAGAGCGAATGCTGGAAAACGTGGTTGATGTGCCGTTTGATCTGATCGCTGATCCAACAAGGAAGCTCTATAGGAATTTTGGGGTAGAGAGTTCCTGGAAAGCCATTCTCAACTTTAAGATGATGAGAGGTGCTCTGAAAGGTGTAAGGAAGTTCGGAATGAAAAAACCGGAAAGCCTGGAAGCGGAATTGGGGCTGCCTGCGGATTTCCTGATTGATGAAAACGGGAAAATTGTCGCCCTGAAATACGGCACGCACGCAGATGATCAGTGGTCACTGAACGAAGTGATCCAGCACGCCAAGAACGAGCAGGTGAGTGTGTGA
- a CDS encoding surface lipoprotein assembly modifier encodes MRLKQCVYKLPLTVAMAATAPTLLAADHAELNGHVGVGMEHDSNLTVDELNRSSDNSDEAWVFDAGLEAILKPTQSLNLTLDYSVSGSRYQTYDQFDQNIHLASADLSYDFDPVTVGASYHYSHATLDSDPFLDFTRTSVYLGSLLGNSTYVMVSLQDKTKDFEEGDARDADIKGASLDAFFFFNDARSHVLFGIDGDQEDAQADAYDNRLVRVRASWVHKFQLAEQDNRLQLKWRYEDREYDDVVIEPDEPLLQNPFTADLQERTSEQRADQAWIVEAGWRIGLNEVLSLEPKVSYGHYTSNVDSADYDKTVAGVTLRADF; translated from the coding sequence ATGCGATTAAAACAATGCGTTTATAAGCTGCCGCTTACGGTCGCTATGGCCGCGACAGCGCCAACCCTTCTTGCGGCAGACCATGCTGAATTGAACGGCCATGTGGGGGTCGGAATGGAGCACGATAGCAATCTGACGGTTGACGAACTGAACCGCTCCTCCGACAACAGCGATGAAGCCTGGGTTTTCGATGCCGGGTTGGAAGCGATCCTCAAACCCACCCAGTCGCTGAACCTGACACTGGATTATTCGGTGTCCGGTAGCCGCTACCAAACCTACGACCAGTTTGATCAAAACATCCATCTCGCGTCTGCGGATCTGAGTTACGATTTTGATCCGGTCACGGTGGGTGCCAGCTACCACTATTCCCACGCTACTCTGGACTCTGATCCGTTTTTGGATTTTACGAGAACCAGCGTCTACCTTGGCAGTCTGCTGGGCAACAGCACCTATGTCATGGTGAGCCTTCAGGACAAAACCAAAGACTTTGAGGAAGGCGACGCCCGGGATGCCGATATCAAAGGTGCCAGCCTGGATGCGTTTTTCTTCTTTAATGACGCGCGCAGCCACGTGCTGTTCGGTATAGACGGCGATCAAGAAGATGCGCAGGCCGATGCCTATGACAATCGGCTCGTTCGCGTCCGTGCCAGCTGGGTGCACAAGTTTCAGCTGGCGGAGCAGGACAATCGCCTGCAGCTGAAGTGGCGTTACGAAGATCGCGAATACGACGACGTGGTGATCGAACCGGATGAGCCGTTATTGCAGAACCCGTTTACTGCAGATTTGCAGGAGCGCACTTCAGAACAGCGCGCAGATCAAGCCTGGATCGTGGAAGCTGGCTGGCGGATCGGGCTGAACGAGGTGCTGAGTCTTGAGCCGAAAGTGTCCTACGGCCACTACACCTCAAACGTAGACTCTGCGGATTACGATAAAACCGTAGCCGGCGTCACCCTGCGGGCTGATTTTTGA
- a CDS encoding S8 family serine peptidase yields MIKRATFHWLMVPALLIAPGLAQSAGPGDLLNGQIDAISTQVERRAEALVERKVAERTRERVVNADELPEQLQGQLSELLPVRTRDGETAFYEALQRDGSRAVARQWLITATADELVRLRRPGVTILEQQKLEGLGLTVVRFQVRPDIDSSAALKKLLPELSERLDRNHIYSPQSRASGAVPNGAETTTASLCPEPVRVGMVDTLISEEHSAFEQAKIVQKPFLTVANQTGEFTAPRAHGTAVASVLVGQSSAQNQARLPGATLFNASVFYEGSDATSGATLAHLLEGLNWLAEQNTSVINISLTGPDNRILAAAIKSLQQQGPILVAAVGNEGPAAPPLYPAAYEGVIGVTAVDSAGALYRWANRGNHVAFAARGVDVLVAHPKGGLVRDSGTSLAAPVVTALLACSLPRLSNEQAIQILIERAEDLGAEGRDPGFGHGFLDDQSGRFKNQPAG; encoded by the coding sequence ATGATTAAGCGAGCAACGTTCCACTGGCTGATGGTACCGGCCTTGCTGATTGCGCCCGGATTGGCCCAAAGTGCCGGCCCCGGCGATCTGCTGAACGGGCAAATTGATGCCATTTCCACGCAGGTCGAGCGACGGGCCGAAGCATTGGTGGAGCGCAAAGTGGCGGAGCGAACTCGCGAGCGTGTCGTCAACGCCGACGAGCTGCCGGAGCAGCTGCAAGGGCAACTGTCGGAGCTGTTACCTGTCCGCACCCGCGATGGAGAAACCGCTTTTTACGAGGCGCTTCAACGCGATGGTTCCCGAGCCGTGGCCCGGCAATGGCTCATCACCGCAACAGCCGATGAACTGGTTCGGCTCCGCCGCCCCGGCGTGACGATCTTGGAGCAACAAAAGCTCGAAGGTTTGGGGCTGACGGTGGTGCGTTTTCAGGTTCGCCCAGACATCGACTCCAGTGCAGCGCTGAAAAAACTTTTACCGGAACTGTCAGAACGACTCGACCGTAACCACATATACAGCCCCCAAAGCCGGGCTTCGGGCGCAGTGCCCAATGGCGCTGAAACAACAACGGCCAGCCTGTGCCCGGAGCCCGTTCGCGTTGGCATGGTGGATACGCTGATCAGTGAGGAACATTCGGCGTTTGAACAAGCAAAGATCGTTCAGAAACCGTTCTTGACGGTGGCGAACCAAACCGGTGAATTCACAGCACCTCGTGCTCACGGCACCGCCGTTGCCAGCGTGCTGGTGGGCCAATCCTCGGCCCAAAATCAGGCCCGGTTACCGGGCGCCACTTTGTTCAACGCATCGGTTTTTTACGAAGGTTCTGACGCAACGTCCGGAGCGACACTCGCTCACTTGCTGGAAGGATTAAACTGGCTGGCAGAACAAAACACCTCGGTCATCAATATCAGCCTAACTGGCCCGGATAACCGGATTCTGGCCGCCGCCATCAAAAGCCTGCAGCAACAGGGGCCGATACTGGTCGCCGCCGTGGGCAACGAGGGGCCCGCTGCGCCACCGCTGTATCCCGCTGCTTATGAGGGGGTGATCGGTGTGACGGCGGTGGATAGCGCGGGCGCGCTATACCGGTGGGCAAACCGGGGAAACCACGTGGCCTTCGCCGCGCGCGGTGTGGACGTTCTGGTGGCGCATCCCAAGGGCGGCCTGGTTCGTGACAGCGGAACCTCGTTGGCGGCCCCGGTGGTGACGGCCTTGCTCGCGTGTTCGTTGCCGCGCCTGAGCAACGAACAGGCGATTCAGATACTGATTGAGCGTGCTGAAGATCTGGGTGCCGAGGGCCGTGACCCGGGGTTCGGCCACGGCTTTCTCGACGATCAGTCTGGGCGCTTCAAAAATCAGCCCGCAGGGTGA